The Methylocella silvestris BL2 DNA segment TCGGCGCGCTCGAGCCGGTTATCGCGGAGCTGCGCCTCGTCGACGTTGCTGATTACGTCGCCTTCATACGCTTTGAACAATTCGCCAATATTCGCGACATCGTTGAATCGTCGATTGAGCTTTTCTTCAAGCTGGGCGCGCTCTCCTATGCCTTCGAGGCGGAATATGAGCTGGACTGGGAAACGCCGCCGGTCGTCATGCTCAAGCTTGAATTTCGCCATCTCAAGTTTTTTGCCTCCTTCAAGCTTTTTCTCGAGTCGCGGCCGCGCGTGACGATAGAGCATTGGGGGGCCGAAGAAAGCGCTGACGCCGCGGAGCTCTGCGCCCGGCTGCGGACGGCCTTGACAGACGCGCGGCTGCCGGGATGAATCGCGGATAAGCTGCGCAAGCGTGACAATCGCACAGCGAAGCGCCGCGAAGGCATGACGCCGATGATTCAAGCGCCATTCTCGATGCTTTGAAGCACTGACAAGCCCCGTGCAAGGCCGACCCGCTACACCGAGACGGTACGGGGCGTTTTCGGGATGCCGGCATGGGCTCTATTCACCTTTTCGATCTCTCTTCACAACAGGCGCGATGGCTGACGGTGCGCCAGTCCGTCATTGCCGCGAATGTCGCCAATGCAAACACGCCGGGCTTTACGGCAAGCGACGTGACGCCTTTCGAGGATGTGTTCAACGACGCCTCGATTCGGCTGGCGGCGACAGATCCTGGCCATATTGGGATCGACCCGCTGGCGTCGGATCAGGTCTCCGTCAAGGACGGCGCGGCGTGGGAGACGACCCATTCCGGCAATTCGGTCAGTCTCGAAAATGAGATGATGAAGGCGGGCGAGGTGAATCGCTCATTTTCGTTGAACTCCAGCATCGTGAAATCCTTCAACCAGATGTTGATGGCGAGCGTCAAAGGATAAAATATGATCGATCCCCTTGAGGCCTCGCTCCGGGTCGCCGGCTCCGGTCTTGAAGCGCAATCCGCGCGATTGCGAATCGTGTCGGAAAATCTGGCGAATGCGCAATCAACAGGTTCGACGCCCGGCGCCGATCCCTACGCCCGCAAGACCATTACATTTGCAAGCGAATTGGATCGCGCTTCAGGCGTCGACCTGGTGCGGGTGAAGGGTATCGGGGCAGACAAGGCGCCGTTCAGGGTAGAGCAGGATCCCGGCAATCCCGCAGCCGACTCGAAAGGTTTCGTGAAGCTGCCGAATGTCAATGTCATCATGGAGATGGCGGATATGCGGGAGGCGAACCGATCGTATGAGGCCAATCTGCAGATCGTCAAGCAAACGCGCGAATTGTCGTCGATGACCGTCGATTTATTGAGGAGTTCGTCATGATTCCAGCCCTTTCTCTTCTTGGCTCCATCGTCGGTCCCGCGGCCGCGGCAGTTTCGCCTTCGACATCCGTGAGCGCGGCAGCAACGGATGGAGACGCTGGTTTTGGCCATGTTCTGGCTCAGGTTTCGTCCGACGCCGTCAACAGTTTGAAGACCGGCGAAGCGACCGCGATCCTTGGGCTTGAGGGCAAGGCTTCGGTTCAGCAAGTCGTCGAGTCTGTGATGAGCGCGGAGCAATCGCTACATACGGCGATCGCGATCCGCGACAAAGCCGTCTCGGCCTATCAGTCGATTTCCCAGATGGCGATCTAATCGGCGAACGAGGAAGCAAAATGAAAGCCCTTTCCATCGCCGCCACGGGCATGGCCGCCCAGGACCTCAATGTTGCGGTCATCGCCAACAATATCGCGAATATCAATACGACAGGGTTCAAGCGCGCGCGTGCGGAGTTTACCGATTTGCTCTATCAGGCGGAGCGTCTGCAGGGCGTCTCCAGTCGCGGACAAAGCAACACCATCCCGGAAGGTGCGCAGCTCGGCCTTGGCGTGCGCACAGCTTCAATTCGAAATCTTCACATCCAGGGAACCTTGACGAACACCGGCAACAAGCTCGATTGGGCGCTGAACGGGCGCGGCTGGTTCCAGGTGACGGACGCCAACGGCGACACCGTCTATACGCGGGCCGGAGCCTTCAATACCAATGGGACCGGGCAGATCGTGACGTCGGACGGCTATATCGTCAGTCCGACAATGATCGTGCCAACCAATGCCGTAGATGTTACCGTTAGCCAGTCCGGCATGGTCTCGGCGACTCTGTCGGGACAGCCCGCGCCGCAGCAGCTCGGTCAAATCAGCCTCGCGAATTTCGCCAATGAAGCGGGGCTGACGCCTTTGGGGAACAATCTCTACAGGCAGACGGAAGCGTCCGGCTCGCCCATCGTCGGGGTGCCGGGAGATCCGGGCTTTGCGACAGTTAGCCAGTCCTATCTTGAAAGCTCGAACGTCGATCCCGTCAAGGAGATCACCGACCTTATCGCGGCGCAGCGCGCTTATGAGATGAACTCCAAGGTGATCCAGGCGGCCTCCGAGATGGAAAGCACCGTTTCGAAGAACATGGGGTAGAGCGATGAATTGTGGAGCTGAGGCGTCGTGCGCAAAAGCCCGCTTGCTCGGGATGGTGGGATTTGTCGCAATCTGCCTATTCGGCCGAATACCGGCACATGCCGCCGAGTCCCATGCCCTGCCGGTTCCGGCGATCACGATCTATCCCGGCGATCCCATCAAGGATGAGTGGCTGGTTGATCGCGACTTCGGAGCTACGTCGCCGTTGCGCGGCAATGTGGTCACGAACCGAAGCGCCATCATCGGCAAGATTGCGCGTCGCACGCTTCTGCCGGGAGCGCCCATTCCGGCAAATGTGGTGGCGGAGCGCAAGATTGTCGGCAATGGGACGAAGGTCAGGATTGTCTTTGAGCAGCCCGGGATCGAAATCGCGACCTATGGCGCGGCGCTGCAGGACGGCGCCTTGGGAGACGTGATATCCTTGAGAAACATCGAGACCGGTCTTACCGTAACTGGCGTGGTGCAGGCGGACGGCTCCGTTCGGGTGAATGGCGGATGATGCTGCGCGCCGGGCTCATCGTCGTCTTCAGCGCAATCTTCTGCTGCGCCGCCACGGCTTCCGTGCGCATCAAGGACATCACCTCCTTGCAGGATGTCCGCGACAATCAGCTTGTCGGCTACGGGCTCGTCGTCGGTCTTCAGGGCTCGGGCGACACGCTGCGCAACTCGACCTTTACCGAACAGACGATGCAGTCGATGCTGGATCGCATGGGCATCAATGTGCGCTCCTTCGCGCTGCGCACGCGCAATGTCGCCGCCGTGCTTGTGACGGCGGATCTGCCGCCCTTCATCCAGCCAGGAACGCGCATGGACGTGACCGTTTCCTCGCTCGGCGATGCGACCTCCCTTTATGGCGGCACGCTCATCCTGACGTCTTTGACGGGCGTCGACGGCCAGACCTACGCCATCGCGCAAGGGCAGGTCGCGGTCGCGGGATTCGCAGTCCAGGGGCAGGCCGAGACGATTACGCAAAACGTGGCGACGGCCGGCCGCATCGCCAACGGCGCGCTTGTCGAACGAGAGGCGCCCGGTCACCTAAGGGACATCGGGCCGCTTGCGCTTGTTCTGAAAAATCCCGACTTCAACACGGCGGTCCAGATTGCCGAGGTCATCAACAAATTCTCCATGCGGCGGTTCAGGCTGCGCGTCGCGCAGGACAGGGATCTGAACTCCGTCGCCCTCGTCAGGCCGCCAGGGATCAGCACGGCGCGATTCATGGCCGAGATCGGCGATCTCATGGTGGATCCCGACGCGCCGGCGCGCGTCGTCATAGACGCGCGCAGCGGCACGATCGTGATCGGTCAGGACGTTCAGATTTCGACCGTTGCGGTGACCCATGGCAATCTCAACGTGCGCATCGTCGAGACGCCCGAGGTTTCGCAGCCGGCGCCCTTTTCAAACGGGCGCACTGTTGTCGTCCCGCGCACGGAGATCGACACCAACCAGCAAGGCGGACATATCGGCATCGTCAAGGGCGCGAGCCTGCGCGAACTCGTCGCCGGGCTCAACCGCATCGGGCTGAAGCCGATGGGCGTCATTGCGATCCTTCAGGCCATCAAATCGGCGGGGGCTCTCCACGCCGACATCGTCATCCAGTGACGGCGCCGCTGGACACCCCGGCGCAAGCTGGCTCGATCATGCTTGGGGCGCGCGATATTGCGGAGACGATCAAGGATGAATCGACAAATTGCCCGCTTGATTGTCGGCTGCCTGATGATCGGGGCTTTTTCGCCCGCCAATGTTCGCGCTGGCGAACAGAAAAAGGCGGACTCCGCCAAGGCCGGAGACGCCCGGGCTTCGGAAGCAAAGACCTCGGAGATACAGCAATTCTGCGGCAATAACGCCGCCGTCATCGGCGATGCGCGCATCGCCTGGCAGACCGCGCGGCTCGGCGAGCTCGAGGCGCAGATACGCCGCCGCCTCGCCGAGCTCGAAGCCAAAAAGGCCGAATATGAATCCTGGCTTCAGAAGCGCGACGAGATGATGAAACAAGCCGCCGAAGGCGTCGTCATGATCTATGCAAAAATGCGTCCGGAGGCCGCCGCCTTGCAATTGGCGGCCATGGAAGAGCCTCTTGCGGCGGCAATTTTGGCCAAACTGCCCCCCCGTGCCTCGAGCGCGATCCTCAATGAAATGGAGGCTGCCCGCGCAGCGCGGCTGACGCGGTCGATTACGGGGCCGGATGCGTCTACGGAGAAAAAATCCTAGATGGAGCGCGCCATTTTGATCCTCACGATGTTATGTCTTTGCGGCTGCGCCGGCGATCTCCGCGAGCTTGGCCGGGAGCCCTCCATGAGCCCGGTTGGAACAGGCCTCATGGCAGAAGTGCAGCCAACCGCGAGCGCTTTGTTCCTGCCCGCGCCGAAGCCGGACTCCCGCTCCATCTGGAGCGGCGGACGCGCCGACATATTCAGCGATCCGCGCGCGGCGAAAATCGGCGACGTGGTGACCATCAACATTGGCATCAACGATCGGGCGAGCTTTGGCAACACGACGGACCGCTCGCTCGACTCCGCCGTCGGCGCTAGCCTTGATTGGAAGCTCGGTCTCAACAACACTCGGAACGAGTTCAAGCCGGAATATCTCGCGACTGCGATTTCGAAAACGAAAGGCGAAGGCAACACGGATCGCGCGGAGAAAATTCAATTGTCGGTCGCCGCGATCGTAACCGACGTGTTGCCGAACGGAAATCTGATCATCAGCGGCTCGCAAGAAGTGCGGGTGAATTTCGAGCTGCGGCTGTTGAATGTCGCCGGCATCGTCAGGCCGCGGGACATCTCAAAGGAGAATACGATCTCCTACGACAAGGTGGCCGAGG contains these protein-coding regions:
- the flgA gene encoding flagellar basal body P-ring formation chaperone FlgA; its protein translation is MVGFVAICLFGRIPAHAAESHALPVPAITIYPGDPIKDEWLVDRDFGATSPLRGNVVTNRSAIIGKIARRTLLPGAPIPANVVAERKIVGNGTKVRIVFEQPGIEIATYGAALQDGALGDVISLRNIETGLTVTGVVQADGSVRVNGG
- a CDS encoding flagellar hook-basal body complex protein FliE, with the translated sequence MIPALSLLGSIVGPAAAAVSPSTSVSAAATDGDAGFGHVLAQVSSDAVNSLKTGEATAILGLEGKASVQQVVESVMSAEQSLHTAIAIRDKAVSAYQSISQMAI
- the flgI gene encoding flagellar basal body P-ring protein FlgI, coding for MMLRAGLIVVFSAIFCCAATASVRIKDITSLQDVRDNQLVGYGLVVGLQGSGDTLRNSTFTEQTMQSMLDRMGINVRSFALRTRNVAAVLVTADLPPFIQPGTRMDVTVSSLGDATSLYGGTLILTSLTGVDGQTYAIAQGQVAVAGFAVQGQAETITQNVATAGRIANGALVEREAPGHLRDIGPLALVLKNPDFNTAVQIAEVINKFSMRRFRLRVAQDRDLNSVALVRPPGISTARFMAEIGDLMVDPDAPARVVIDARSGTIVIGQDVQISTVAVTHGNLNVRIVETPEVSQPAPFSNGRTVVVPRTEIDTNQQGGHIGIVKGASLRELVAGLNRIGLKPMGVIAILQAIKSAGALHADIVIQ
- the flgG gene encoding flagellar basal-body rod protein FlgG, whose protein sequence is MKALSIAATGMAAQDLNVAVIANNIANINTTGFKRARAEFTDLLYQAERLQGVSSRGQSNTIPEGAQLGLGVRTASIRNLHIQGTLTNTGNKLDWALNGRGWFQVTDANGDTVYTRAGAFNTNGTGQIVTSDGYIVSPTMIVPTNAVDVTVSQSGMVSATLSGQPAPQQLGQISLANFANEAGLTPLGNNLYRQTEASGSPIVGVPGDPGFATVSQSYLESSNVDPVKEITDLIAAQRAYEMNSKVIQAASEMESTVSKNMG
- a CDS encoding MotE family protein, whose translation is MNRQIARLIVGCLMIGAFSPANVRAGEQKKADSAKAGDARASEAKTSEIQQFCGNNAAVIGDARIAWQTARLGELEAQIRRRLAELEAKKAEYESWLQKRDEMMKQAAEGVVMIYAKMRPEAAALQLAAMEEPLAAAILAKLPPRASSAILNEMEAARAARLTRSITGPDASTEKKS
- the flgB gene encoding flagellar basal body rod protein FlgB, translating into MGSIHLFDLSSQQARWLTVRQSVIAANVANANTPGFTASDVTPFEDVFNDASIRLAATDPGHIGIDPLASDQVSVKDGAAWETTHSGNSVSLENEMMKAGEVNRSFSLNSSIVKSFNQMLMASVKG
- the flgH gene encoding flagellar basal body L-ring protein FlgH, with product MERAILILTMLCLCGCAGDLRELGREPSMSPVGTGLMAEVQPTASALFLPAPKPDSRSIWSGGRADIFSDPRAAKIGDVVTINIGINDRASFGNTTDRSLDSAVGASLDWKLGLNNTRNEFKPEYLATAISKTKGEGNTDRAEKIQLSVAAIVTDVLPNGNLIISGSQEVRVNFELRLLNVAGIVRPRDISKENTISYDKVAEARISYGGRGRIMEVQQPAWGQQVYDWFKPL
- the flgC gene encoding flagellar basal body rod protein FlgC, whose amino-acid sequence is MIDPLEASLRVAGSGLEAQSARLRIVSENLANAQSTGSTPGADPYARKTITFASELDRASGVDLVRVKGIGADKAPFRVEQDPGNPAADSKGFVKLPNVNVIMEMADMREANRSYEANLQIVKQTRELSSMTVDLLRSSS